The DNA segment GGGTGGTCGGATACCGCCGTCTCAGCCACACGTTCCACTGGCGGGCGAGATCATGAGCAAACGGGCGGGGCAGGCGGTCGAGGTCGCCGCCCAGGTAGTGCTGGATGATGCCGTTCTCGTTGTTGATCTCGACCATCGCGATCGTGGGGTCTTCCACGTAGGTCAGCCGCGTGTAGGGGTTGCGGTGGGTGAGCAGTGCCCGGGCGTATTGCTGCTGCAGTTCGATCATGCGGGCGTTGAACATGCCCACGGTGTGGCGTTCCTTCCAGTCGAGTTCCTCGATCTCGCGGGGCAGGCCGTCGCCGGCGTGGAACCGGCGCCCAACCAGGAGATTCAGGTTGGAGTAGATGCCGTGCTTCTTCAGCTCGCTGATCAGGAAATCGAGGCGATCGAGGGCCTCGGGGACCAGTTCACCGCTGTCGGCCGCCTCTCGCCTGGTGATGCCACTGGGGAATGGCGAGGTGTCCATGTGATGGAACCGGACCACGTTGATGCCGAACTTGGCCATCCGGGCGGCGATGCCCTCGGCCTCGTTCTTGCGGGGGATGGTCCCCGCGAAGCAGAGGTTCACGCCCAGGAACCGGACCCGTTGGTCGCCGGCATAGAAGTGCCCGTCGTTGCCGGCGCGGATCGGTCCGAACCGGCCGGCGGGAACGTGGTTCAGGAAGCTCAGGTCGGTCGGTCCCTCATTCCCGTCATTCCAGGGCAGCACGAACGGGACCAGGCCGGCCCCGCCGCCAGGAGCGGCCAGGGGCGTCAGACACGAGGTCAGCCCCAGCAAGTGTGATACGATCATGAGCATTCTCCTTCCCGCGTGTGGTTGAGGCGGTCTACTCTTCTCCTGCCGCCTGCATCTCCGCCCAAAGACGTTCCAGCATCGCCGGCCGGGCGGCCAGATAGGCGACTTCCTTGTGGCCATCGATCGCCAGGTCGACCGGAAACACTGGCCGGTCGAGCGTGCTGTGGGTGCGCACCCCGGCCTCGTTGCCGATCAGCCAGCCGGCGGCCACGTCCCACAGATGACACTCGCCCAGGTAGACGGCATCGAAGCCGCCAGCCGCCAGGTAGGCCAGATGCAGGGCGGTCGAGCCGGTATTCCGTAATCGGTACTTCTGCAGCCAGGGGTGGAGGACGGCCGGGAGGCGATGATGAGTGCCCGAGGGGATGCCGATCAGCACGTCAGCGGAGTAGGGCGGTTCGGTCTGCAGCCGCCGCTCGTTGAGCCATGCTCCGCCGCCGGCGCTGGCCGAGTACATGTCCCCGCCGGCCGGGTCGAGAATCATGCCCACCACCGGGTAGCCGTTCTCCACCAGGGCCACCGAGACCGAGTATAGCGGAACCGAGCGGGCGTAGTTCCGGGTGCCGTCGATCGGGTCGATGACCCAGCATCGTTTGGCGGTGGCGATGTTCGCGTGCCGGCGGGGGTCGACCTGGGTCTCCTCGGTCAGGACCGCGTCGTGCGGATAGCGCGACGCGATCGCGTCGAGCAAGGCGGCCTGAACCGCATGGTCGGCATCCGTAACCGGCGAGGCATCCGGCTTGATCGAAGTCCTCGCCATCCCGAACCGAGCTCGGGCGACCATCCCCGCCTCGCGGATCCAAGTGAATGACTCTCTGCGAATGGTTTCGTAGGTGTCCATGGTGTTCACAGCGATCAGCAGTCAGCGATCAGTCATCCTATGGCGACGACCGGCAGATCGCCCACAGGGTTTCTCGACCCGGGGCCCGAGGCTTTCCGCACCAGACTCTGTCATTGTCCGTCACTCATCCTTTTCAGGACTCTGTCCGCCGCCTGTTCGCCGGACTGCACGCAATCCGGGATGCCCACGCCGCCGAACGCGTTTCCGGCCACGGCCAGGCCGGGCAGGTCGGCCAATCGCTGCTCGATGCGTTTGACTCGTTCCAGGTGCCCGACCGGATACTGGGGCATGGACAGCGGCCAGCGGTGAATCTCGGTGAATCTCGGCTCGCCCTCTGCTCCGATCAACTCCGCGAGGTCCTTGAGCACCGCCTGGCGCAGCTCCTTGTCTTCCATTTCGTAGATGTGCGGCTGGATCGCTCCGCCGAGGAAAGTCCGCATCAGGACCCAGCCGTTCGGTGCCCGCCCGGCGAACTTGATGCTTCCGAACGTGCCCGCGATCATCGAGCGGTTCTCGACCGACGGCACGACGAAGCCGAAGCCGTCGAGCGGGTGGCGGATCTGGTCACGACGGTAGGCCATCGTCATGGTGGCTGACGACGCGTACTTGATGGCCTCTAATTCACTCCCGAGCAGGGGATCGATGCCCTCGACCATCTTGGCCGAGGCGTGCGACGGGCAGGCCAGGATGACCGCATCGGCCGTCTCGGTTGACCCGTCGGCGACCAGGACTCGCCATTGCGATCCGGCCCGTTCGATCTTGTCGACCGCTGTGCGGGTCCTGGCGGTCTCGGGCGGCAGCCGCCCGATCAACGTATCCGTGAGCGTGGCCATACCCTCGTCGAAGGAGACGAACATCGAGTATCGGGCCCCGCTATCGCCTCTGCCCGGTGCGGCGGTCGCCTTCCGCCCGGCCCGCATGCCCAGGATGATGCTCCGGTACCTGTCCTCCAGTTCCAGAAACCGGGGCATGGTGGTTCGCAGGCTGAGGGTTTCGGGGTCGGCGGTGTAGATGCCGCCGACCAGCGGTTGGGCGATACGTTCCAGGGCTTCGCGCCCGAACCTGCGGCGAACGAAATCGGCCAGGCTCTCGTCGCCATCCGGCGGTCGTCTCTTGGCCGGCAGGATGACGTCGAGTCCCATGCGGATCTTGCCCGGCCAGGAGAACAGGCGGCTGGTCACAAAGGGCATGATTCGCGTCGGAGCCAGGAGTAGGAAACCTTCGGGGATGGGAAAGAGTTTGCCCCGGCGGACCACGTAGACGCGCCGCCGGTCGGCGTCGGTGGGAATGACCTGGTTGTCAATGCCGAGTCGTTTGCACAGAGCGATGGCCCACGGCTTCTGGGTAATGAACGAGTCCGGTCCGCCCTCGACCAGGAAGCCGTCGCGGCGATGAGTAACGATGCTGCCACCCAGTCGTCCCGTCGATTCGAGCAGGATGACATGGACCGGCCGGCGAACCTGTTCGGTGCGCTCCACAATGCGGTGAGCGGCCGCCAGCCCGGCAATCCCGCCGCCAACGACGATCACTCGTTTGGGAATCACCTCCGCATTCTCCACTCACTCCTCACCGCATGCTCATCATTCATGACGAATCGCCCATCGCTCGCTCATCGCCTGCTCAGATCGTGGACCGCATCCACCAGGGCGATGACGTGATCGACCGGTGTGTCCGGCAGGACGCCGTGGCCGAGATTGAAGATGTGTCCCGGCCGGCCGGCGGCCTGGTCGAGGATGACCTGGGCCTGCTTACGGATTCGCGCCGGCGTGGCGAA comes from the Phycisphaerae bacterium genome and includes:
- the hemG gene encoding protoporphyrinogen oxidase, encoding MVVGGGIAGLAAAHRIVERTEQVRRPVHVILLESTGRLGGSIVTHRRDGFLVEGGPDSFITQKPWAIALCKRLGIDNQVIPTDADRRRVYVVRRGKLFPIPEGFLLLAPTRIMPFVTSRLFSWPGKIRMGLDVILPAKRRPPDGDESLADFVRRRFGREALERIAQPLVGGIYTADPETLSLRTTMPRFLELEDRYRSIILGMRAGRKATAAPGRGDSGARYSMFVSFDEGMATLTDTLIGRLPPETARTRTAVDKIERAGSQWRVLVADGSTETADAVILACPSHASAKMVEGIDPLLGSELEAIKYASSATMTMAYRRDQIRHPLDGFGFVVPSVENRSMIAGTFGSIKFAGRAPNGWVLMRTFLGGAIQPHIYEMEDKELRQAVLKDLAELIGAEGEPRFTEIHRWPLSMPQYPVGHLERVKRIEQRLADLPGLAVAGNAFGGVGIPDCVQSGEQAADRVLKRMSDGQ
- a CDS encoding inositol monophosphatase translates to MDTYETIRRESFTWIREAGMVARARFGMARTSIKPDASPVTDADHAVQAALLDAIASRYPHDAVLTEETQVDPRRHANIATAKRCWVIDPIDGTRNYARSVPLYSVSVALVENGYPVVGMILDPAGGDMYSASAGGGAWLNERRLQTEPPYSADVLIGIPSGTHHRLPAVLHPWLQKYRLRNTGSTALHLAYLAAGGFDAVYLGECHLWDVAAGWLIGNEAGVRTHSTLDRPVFPVDLAIDGHKEVAYLAARPAMLERLWAEMQAAGEE